The following proteins come from a genomic window of Nicotiana tomentosiformis chromosome 12, ASM39032v3, whole genome shotgun sequence:
- the LOC104118313 gene encoding cation/H(+) antiporter 15-like isoform X1 encodes MADLEPPIDTEKLNEKILCYAQTIYRLNGVWEGPDPLTPIIPLFFVQISLAILITRLVMFALKITRQPPFVAEIISGILLGPSALGQIVKYRRQLFPNYNFHVIETMAHVALVFYGFLVGLQMDIKSVLRIGIKARNVAVIGIIIPFVMGTILFFSLYRDEDARGFIFYGGALTVTGFSVLAKILDKQKILQTDIGKMAMSSAVINDIGAWFILALGYVVTGSTTNIHWAVICTIAYALFCVFYLRRAIGWIIRKMPEVQGYSEFFVCSILAGMAISGVITDALGTHPIIGAFLFGLSVPNQMLQAAILDKLDDFVMGFLMPTFFVVCGLRTNFKAMGSIYEIVGYIILFVSAKILSTFAATFFSDMSIKEALAVGILSNTKSLMALIIIEAGQAQQILNTQLYSLMVTGILVMTVIVTPITMFYHPSQELAPHKRRTIQKAKVEEELRVLACIHAAHDIPSVINLLGSSNSTPAAPITVFALQVVELVGRASSMLEVHTSGKRGSRSLGHEEAQTRQIIAAFDNYELRSDGVMVQVLTARCALSTMDEDICNIAKDKRAAFIILPFHKQRSLAGEMEDVNPEIRAVNEGVLANAPCSVGILIDRGLSETSDYAKNIVVLYFGGPDDREALGYALRMVDRPDTRLTVVKFIPGEDATDIEPMEFAEESHVNVHIDKESENLLDEEFLNRFKISTANDKSVKYIELLLNDVEEAVKAIKLMDQHSYDLYIVGKGRGIVSPLTAGLVDWCDCPELGAIGDLLVTSEFDSTFSVLVMQQYVKPIGDGSVNSYGSMSERIGLGMDMDMDMQRADSEAGDVFSSFRRRPEHMPRV; translated from the exons AGTGGCATACTTTTGGGTCCTTCAGCACTTGGACAGATAGTAAAGTATAGGAGGCAGCTTTTCCCAAACTACAACTTCCATGTGATTGAGACAATGGCTCATGTAGCCCTTGTGTTCTATGGGTTTCTGGTGGGATTACAGATGGATATAAAATCAGTTCTTCGAATCGGAATAAAGGCTAGGAATGTAGCTGTTATAGGGATCATTATCCCTTTTGTCATGGGAACAATATTGTTTTTCTCACTCTATCGCGACGAAGATGCTAGAGGTTTTATTTTCTATGGTGGTGCTCTCACTGTTACAGGGTTCTCTGTCTTGGCTAAGATACTTGACAAACAGAAGATCCTCCAAACTGACATTGGGAAAATGGCCATGTCTTCAGCTGTAATCAATGATATTGGTGCATGGTTTATTTTGGCACTAGGTTATGTAGTCACAGGGAGTACAACTAACATCCATTGGGCTGTAATTTGCACGATTGCCTACGCCTTGTTCTGTGTCTTTTATCTCCGTCGTGCCATTGGCTGGATCATCCGAAAAATGCCAGAAGTACAAGGATATAGTGAGTTCTTTGTATGCTCAATTCTTGCTGGGATGGCGATTTCGGGAGTTATAACGGATGCTTTGGGCACACACCCTATAATTGGTGCTTTTCTGTTTGGACTGAGTGTACCTAACCAAATGCTTCAAGCAGCAATCTTGGATAAGCTTGATGATTTTGTGATGGGCTTTCTTATGCCAACTTTCTTTGTTGTTTGTGGACTCAGAACCAATTTCAAAGCCATGGGTAGTATTTATGAAATTGTTGGCTACATTATTCTATTTGTTTCAGCCAAAATCTTGAGCACATTTGCTGCTACTTTCTTCTCTGACATGTCTATTAAGGAGGCTTTGGCTGTTGGAATACTTAGCAATACCAAAAGTCTCATggccttgatcattattgaagcTGGTCAGGCACAACAG ATTTTGAACACTCAATTATACTCTCTTATGGTAACTGGCATTTTGGTGATGACGGTGATTGTCACACCTATCACTATGTTCTATCATCCCTCGCAAGAATTGGCGCCCCATAAACGAAGGACTATAcagaaagcaaaagtggaggaGGAGCTTCGGGTGCTCGCATGCATCCATGCCGCGCACGACATCCCTTCGGTCATCAACCTTCTTGGCTCGTCGAATTCTACACCAGCAGCCCCAATAACTGTCTTTGCTCTCCAAGTAGTAGAACTAGTCGGGCGTGCATCATCAATGCTAGAAGTTCACACCTCAGGCAAACGAGGCTCGAGAAGTCTTGGCCACGAGGAGGCACAAACGAGACAGATAATCGCTGCTTTCGACAACTATGAGCTACGATCGGATGGTGTGATGGTTCAAGTACTTACAGCAAGGTGTGCTTTGTCCACTATGGATGAAGATATATGCAACATTGCCAAAGACAAGCGTGCAGCTTTCATCATACTCCCTTTCCACAAACAGCGAAGTCTCGCTGGTGAAATGGAGGATGTCAACCCTGAAATTCGGGCTGTCAACGAGGGTGTGCTCGCTAATGCCCCTTGTTCTGTGGGAATCCTCATCGATCGTGGCCTTTCTGAGACAAGTGACTACGCAAAAAATATCGTTGTCCTTTACTTCGGAGGTCCTGATGATAGGGAAGCTCTGGGTTACGCGCTGAGAATGGTTGATCGTCCAGATACACGCCTAACTGTGGTTAAGTTTATACCAGGGGAAGATGCTACAGATATAGAACCAATGGAATTTGCTGAAGAAAGTCATGTAAACGTCCACATTGACAAAGAGAGCGAAAATTTGTTAGATGAAGAGTTCTTGAACAGGTTCAAGATCAGCACAGCCAATGACAAATCAGTAAAATACATAGAATTGTTGCTGAATGATGTAGAAGAAGCTGTCAAGGCAATAAAACTAATGGACCAGCATAGCTATGATCTCTACATCGTAGGAAAAGGTCGAGGCATAGTGTCACCACTAACGGCTGGTCTAGTCGATTGGTGTGACTGCCCCGAGCTCGGGGCTATTGGTGATCTTTTAGTCACATCCGAATTCGATTCCACATTCTCTGTGCTGGTCATGCAGCAGTATGTTAAGCCAATTGGAGATGGTTCGGTAAATTCTTATGGATCAATGAGTGAGCGGATAGGACTCGGGATGGACATGGATATGGACATGCAGCGCGCAGATAGTGAAGCTGGGGACGTGTTTTCCAGTTTTAGGAGGCGGCCAGAACATATGCCACGAGTCTAA
- the LOC104118313 gene encoding cation/H(+) antiporter 15-like isoform X2 — protein sequence MAHVALVFYGFLVGLQMDIKSVLRIGIKARNVAVIGIIIPFVMGTILFFSLYRDEDARGFIFYGGALTVTGFSVLAKILDKQKILQTDIGKMAMSSAVINDIGAWFILALGYVVTGSTTNIHWAVICTIAYALFCVFYLRRAIGWIIRKMPEVQGYSEFFVCSILAGMAISGVITDALGTHPIIGAFLFGLSVPNQMLQAAILDKLDDFVMGFLMPTFFVVCGLRTNFKAMGSIYEIVGYIILFVSAKILSTFAATFFSDMSIKEALAVGILSNTKSLMALIIIEAGQAQQILNTQLYSLMVTGILVMTVIVTPITMFYHPSQELAPHKRRTIQKAKVEEELRVLACIHAAHDIPSVINLLGSSNSTPAAPITVFALQVVELVGRASSMLEVHTSGKRGSRSLGHEEAQTRQIIAAFDNYELRSDGVMVQVLTARCALSTMDEDICNIAKDKRAAFIILPFHKQRSLAGEMEDVNPEIRAVNEGVLANAPCSVGILIDRGLSETSDYAKNIVVLYFGGPDDREALGYALRMVDRPDTRLTVVKFIPGEDATDIEPMEFAEESHVNVHIDKESENLLDEEFLNRFKISTANDKSVKYIELLLNDVEEAVKAIKLMDQHSYDLYIVGKGRGIVSPLTAGLVDWCDCPELGAIGDLLVTSEFDSTFSVLVMQQYVKPIGDGSVNSYGSMSERIGLGMDMDMDMQRADSEAGDVFSSFRRRPEHMPRV from the exons ATGGCTCATGTAGCCCTTGTGTTCTATGGGTTTCTGGTGGGATTACAGATGGATATAAAATCAGTTCTTCGAATCGGAATAAAGGCTAGGAATGTAGCTGTTATAGGGATCATTATCCCTTTTGTCATGGGAACAATATTGTTTTTCTCACTCTATCGCGACGAAGATGCTAGAGGTTTTATTTTCTATGGTGGTGCTCTCACTGTTACAGGGTTCTCTGTCTTGGCTAAGATACTTGACAAACAGAAGATCCTCCAAACTGACATTGGGAAAATGGCCATGTCTTCAGCTGTAATCAATGATATTGGTGCATGGTTTATTTTGGCACTAGGTTATGTAGTCACAGGGAGTACAACTAACATCCATTGGGCTGTAATTTGCACGATTGCCTACGCCTTGTTCTGTGTCTTTTATCTCCGTCGTGCCATTGGCTGGATCATCCGAAAAATGCCAGAAGTACAAGGATATAGTGAGTTCTTTGTATGCTCAATTCTTGCTGGGATGGCGATTTCGGGAGTTATAACGGATGCTTTGGGCACACACCCTATAATTGGTGCTTTTCTGTTTGGACTGAGTGTACCTAACCAAATGCTTCAAGCAGCAATCTTGGATAAGCTTGATGATTTTGTGATGGGCTTTCTTATGCCAACTTTCTTTGTTGTTTGTGGACTCAGAACCAATTTCAAAGCCATGGGTAGTATTTATGAAATTGTTGGCTACATTATTCTATTTGTTTCAGCCAAAATCTTGAGCACATTTGCTGCTACTTTCTTCTCTGACATGTCTATTAAGGAGGCTTTGGCTGTTGGAATACTTAGCAATACCAAAAGTCTCATggccttgatcattattgaagcTGGTCAGGCACAACAG ATTTTGAACACTCAATTATACTCTCTTATGGTAACTGGCATTTTGGTGATGACGGTGATTGTCACACCTATCACTATGTTCTATCATCCCTCGCAAGAATTGGCGCCCCATAAACGAAGGACTATAcagaaagcaaaagtggaggaGGAGCTTCGGGTGCTCGCATGCATCCATGCCGCGCACGACATCCCTTCGGTCATCAACCTTCTTGGCTCGTCGAATTCTACACCAGCAGCCCCAATAACTGTCTTTGCTCTCCAAGTAGTAGAACTAGTCGGGCGTGCATCATCAATGCTAGAAGTTCACACCTCAGGCAAACGAGGCTCGAGAAGTCTTGGCCACGAGGAGGCACAAACGAGACAGATAATCGCTGCTTTCGACAACTATGAGCTACGATCGGATGGTGTGATGGTTCAAGTACTTACAGCAAGGTGTGCTTTGTCCACTATGGATGAAGATATATGCAACATTGCCAAAGACAAGCGTGCAGCTTTCATCATACTCCCTTTCCACAAACAGCGAAGTCTCGCTGGTGAAATGGAGGATGTCAACCCTGAAATTCGGGCTGTCAACGAGGGTGTGCTCGCTAATGCCCCTTGTTCTGTGGGAATCCTCATCGATCGTGGCCTTTCTGAGACAAGTGACTACGCAAAAAATATCGTTGTCCTTTACTTCGGAGGTCCTGATGATAGGGAAGCTCTGGGTTACGCGCTGAGAATGGTTGATCGTCCAGATACACGCCTAACTGTGGTTAAGTTTATACCAGGGGAAGATGCTACAGATATAGAACCAATGGAATTTGCTGAAGAAAGTCATGTAAACGTCCACATTGACAAAGAGAGCGAAAATTTGTTAGATGAAGAGTTCTTGAACAGGTTCAAGATCAGCACAGCCAATGACAAATCAGTAAAATACATAGAATTGTTGCTGAATGATGTAGAAGAAGCTGTCAAGGCAATAAAACTAATGGACCAGCATAGCTATGATCTCTACATCGTAGGAAAAGGTCGAGGCATAGTGTCACCACTAACGGCTGGTCTAGTCGATTGGTGTGACTGCCCCGAGCTCGGGGCTATTGGTGATCTTTTAGTCACATCCGAATTCGATTCCACATTCTCTGTGCTGGTCATGCAGCAGTATGTTAAGCCAATTGGAGATGGTTCGGTAAATTCTTATGGATCAATGAGTGAGCGGATAGGACTCGGGATGGACATGGATATGGACATGCAGCGCGCAGATAGTGAAGCTGGGGACGTGTTTTCCAGTTTTAGGAGGCGGCCAGAACATATGCCACGAGTCTAA